The following are from one region of the Synechococcus sp. CBW1108 genome:
- a CDS encoding class I SAM-dependent methyltransferase, with the protein MNNQQKLILKRIIPTWAVSLVRRSQIVLALSDLDPNSGATLVAQARNLSKIYSSINSVDDLVIKYKAPLGKSTISLDLGCGGNPRNPFAATKAHGVDIRSDLANEILQADLSVEPIPYEGNFFDFCTAFDVLEHIPRVAWRNGTSRLAFLELMNEIHRVLKPGGLFLHSTPAYPSKQAFQDPTHTNIITEDTIPLYFCEPANLAKKLGYGFQGSFELVEQTWLDNSHVVGLLKAIK; encoded by the coding sequence ATGAATAATCAACAAAAGTTAATCCTCAAAAGGATTATTCCGACTTGGGCAGTGTCATTAGTTAGGCGTTCTCAGATAGTCTTAGCTTTATCAGATCTTGACCCAAATTCCGGTGCAACTCTCGTTGCTCAAGCACGCAACCTTTCAAAGATATATTCCTCTATAAATTCAGTCGATGATCTCGTCATCAAGTATAAAGCTCCCTTAGGAAAATCAACCATCTCATTGGATCTTGGCTGCGGAGGAAATCCCCGCAACCCCTTTGCAGCAACGAAGGCGCATGGTGTAGATATCAGAAGCGACCTTGCTAACGAAATACTACAAGCCGACCTTTCAGTGGAACCGATACCATATGAAGGAAATTTTTTCGACTTCTGCACGGCATTTGACGTGCTTGAACACATACCACGAGTTGCATGGCGAAACGGCACATCTAGGCTGGCATTTTTAGAACTGATGAATGAAATTCATAGAGTTCTTAAGCCAGGTGGATTATTCCTTCATTCAACCCCAGCTTACCCTTCAAAACAAGCATTCCAAGACCCAACTCACACTAATATAATAACCGAAGATACAATTCCGCTTTACTTTTGCGAGCCAGCTAACTTGGCTAAAAAACTTGGCTACGGTTTCCAAGGAAGTTTTGAGCTGGTAGAGCAGACGTGGCTAGACAACTCGCATGTGGTTGGCCTACTGAAAGCCATTAAATAA
- a CDS encoding transposase — translation MPTSATGRLPHGQPPPPQRGPLPRDADAKTRMARKIRSKKGSKIYAQRKAIVEPVNGQIKEGRGLRRFLLRGLEKVDGEWHLIAATHNLLKLFRFRRSQQQALLAATG, via the coding sequence ATGCCTACATCGGCCACTGGTCGCCTGCCGCACGGGCAGCCACCGCCGCCGCAGCGAGGACCGCTGCCCAGAGACGCCGATGCCAAGACCCGCATGGCCCGCAAGATCAGAAGTAAGAAGGGATCCAAGATCTACGCCCAGCGCAAGGCGATCGTGGAGCCAGTGAACGGCCAGATCAAGGAAGGCCGAGGCCTGCGGCGCTTTCTGTTGCGGGGCTTGGAGAAGGTCGACGGTGAATGGCACCTGATCGCTGCCACGCACAACCTGCTCAAGTTGTTCCGGTTCAGGCGATCACAGCAGCAGGCGCTGCTGGCGGCGACGGGATGA
- a CDS encoding IS1182 family transposase — MQKRKTFRPWQPEQTSLLPASPSDWLTADHQVYFLLDLVDELDLSAIVIPAQSKDPRGEKGFDPRMMTLLLLYAYCVGTVSSRKIERACYEDLAFRVLTGNQQPDHSRISEFRRRNLEALSELFVQILRLCQAAGMVSLGHVALDGTKVQANASKHKAMSHERMLKAEAQLEKEIKELMRRAEILDAQEDGKYGKGKLGSDLPKELRRREDRLKKIRHARQALEAEAAAAAARDRAKQAAEAEAAVADAAAAADAAVADASEQQKLAGKAAKAQEKAEAAKELAIEKAQEAGLEPEGLDPQPADAMPYRGLAHRADGSPTAAAQRNYTDPDSHIMKSDGNLLQGYNCQAAVDGDHQVIVAMGVSNQPPDPEHLVPMLERTMANTTQVPRTFIADAGYWSEDNVSACEKRGTDPHIATGRLPHGQPLPPIYGPIPKGLDAKGKMARKLRKKEGREIYAKRKTIVEPVFGQTKEVRGLRRFLLRGLAKVNGEWMLWGTTHNLNKLWRHLKKQRLQEAMATG; from the coding sequence ATGCAGAAGCGCAAGACCTTTCGTCCCTGGCAGCCGGAGCAGACCTCCTTGCTGCCGGCCTCACCGAGTGACTGGCTGACCGCTGACCATCAGGTGTATTTCCTGCTCGATCTGGTCGATGAGCTGGATCTGTCGGCGATCGTGATCCCTGCCCAGAGCAAAGATCCCCGTGGCGAGAAGGGTTTCGACCCCAGGATGATGACGCTATTGCTGCTTTACGCCTACTGCGTGGGCACGGTCTCCTCCCGGAAGATTGAGCGGGCCTGCTACGAGGATCTGGCCTTCCGGGTGCTTACCGGCAACCAGCAGCCGGACCACAGCCGGATCAGTGAGTTCCGGCGCCGCAACCTTGAGGCCCTGAGCGAGCTGTTCGTTCAGATCCTGCGCCTCTGTCAGGCGGCCGGCATGGTCAGCCTGGGCCATGTGGCGCTGGACGGCACCAAGGTGCAGGCCAATGCCTCCAAACACAAAGCGATGAGCCACGAGCGGATGCTCAAAGCCGAGGCGCAGCTCGAGAAGGAGATCAAGGAGCTGATGCGCCGGGCCGAGATCCTTGATGCGCAGGAAGACGGCAAGTACGGCAAAGGCAAGCTGGGCAGTGATCTGCCCAAGGAGCTGCGGCGGCGCGAGGACCGGCTGAAGAAGATCCGCCATGCCCGACAAGCGTTGGAGGCAGAAGCAGCGGCCGCCGCTGCCCGTGATCGCGCCAAGCAGGCAGCAGAGGCAGAAGCTGCGGTGGCGGATGCTGCTGCTGCTGCCGATGCCGCAGTAGCGGATGCCAGCGAACAGCAGAAGCTGGCTGGCAAAGCAGCCAAGGCGCAGGAGAAAGCAGAGGCCGCCAAGGAGCTAGCGATCGAGAAGGCCCAGGAGGCAGGCCTTGAGCCGGAAGGATTGGATCCTCAGCCGGCTGACGCCATGCCTTATCGCGGCCTGGCCCATCGGGCCGATGGCAGCCCCACAGCCGCTGCGCAGCGGAACTACACGGATCCAGACAGCCACATCATGAAAAGCGACGGCAACCTGCTGCAGGGCTACAACTGCCAAGCGGCCGTCGATGGCGATCACCAGGTGATCGTGGCGATGGGCGTCAGCAACCAACCGCCGGATCCAGAGCACCTGGTGCCCATGCTGGAGCGCACCATGGCCAACACCACCCAGGTGCCCAGGACGTTCATTGCTGATGCGGGCTACTGGAGTGAGGACAACGTTTCTGCCTGCGAAAAGCGAGGCACCGACCCCCACATCGCGACGGGCAGGCTGCCGCACGGTCAGCCATTACCACCGATCTATGGCCCGATCCCCAAGGGGCTGGATGCCAAAGGCAAGATGGCCCGCAAGCTACGCAAGAAAGAAGGCCGAGAGATCTACGCCAAGCGCAAAACGATCGTGGAGCCGGTGTTTGGTCAAACCAAAGAAGTGCGAGGGCTGCGGCGCTTCCTGCTGCGCGGGCTGGCCAAGGTGAATGGGGAATGGATGCTCTGGGGAACAACCCACAACCTCAACAAGCTGTGGCGCCACCTGAAGAAACAGAGGCTGCAGGAGGCGATGGCAACGGGATAG
- a CDS encoding transposase produces MTLLLLYAYCVGTVSSRKIERACHKDLAFRVLTGNQQPDHSRISEFRRRNLDALKDLFVQILRCARRRGW; encoded by the coding sequence ATGACGCTGCTGCTGCTCTACGCCTACTGCGTGGGCACGGTGTCATCCCGCAAGATTGAACGGGCCTGCCACAAGGACCTGGCCTTCCGGGTGCTGACGGGGAATCAGCAGCCGGACCACAGCCGCATCAGTGAGTTCCGGCGCCGGAATCTCGACGCTCTCAAGGATCTGTTTGTTCAGATTCTGCGCTGTGCCAGAAGGCGGGGATGGTGA
- the ltrA gene encoding group II intron reverse transcriptase/maturase — protein sequence MLSRPDQLNNCHWQEVGDEPGQAATDHQGDGLEGLSAGETEWECGRRGWSEPGDFAKDLENNLYRLWNRMASGSYFPPPVRRVEIPKSNGGVRPLGIPTVADRIAQMVVKQMLEPQLEPIFDQDSYGYRPGKSAHQAVESCRKRCWKYDWVVDLDIKGFFDSIDHDLLMRAIQFHTSERWVVLYLRRWLEAPVELPDGRLQPRTSGTPQGGVISPLLANLFLHYTFDKWMRRSFPRVPFERYADDVICHCHCRAEAERLMDALQERFTSCGLQLHPEKTKVVYCKDSSRRGQFDQIQFTFLGFCFRPRMAKNRYGEIFTSFLPAVSPQALKRMRERIRKMHLRRRMFLPLEEIARLLNPILGGWIQYYGRFYPTELRAKLFGYLNEHLSAWLRQKHSRLLRHDRRSRQVLARIAQERRDLFAHWRGVDVAAG from the coding sequence GTGTTATCCCGTCCGGATCAACTCAACAACTGCCATTGGCAGGAGGTAGGAGATGAGCCCGGACAGGCCGCTACCGATCACCAAGGCGATGGTCTGGAAGGCCTATCAGCAGGTGAAACGGAATGGGAATGCGGCCGGCGTGGATGGTCAGAGCCTGGTGACTTCGCCAAGGATCTGGAGAACAATCTCTATAGGCTATGGAATCGGATGGCATCCGGGAGTTACTTCCCGCCGCCGGTTCGGCGTGTTGAGATTCCCAAATCCAACGGCGGAGTTCGCCCTCTGGGCATTCCGACGGTGGCTGATCGCATCGCGCAGATGGTGGTCAAGCAGATGCTGGAGCCCCAGTTGGAGCCGATCTTCGATCAGGACTCCTACGGCTACAGACCGGGCAAGTCGGCCCACCAGGCTGTGGAGAGCTGCCGTAAGCGCTGCTGGAAGTATGACTGGGTTGTGGATCTCGATATCAAGGGGTTTTTCGATTCGATCGATCATGACCTCCTGATGCGGGCCATCCAGTTCCATACGTCCGAGCGCTGGGTTGTTCTGTATCTGCGGCGCTGGTTGGAGGCTCCGGTGGAATTGCCGGATGGGCGCCTTCAGCCCCGGACCAGTGGCACGCCTCAAGGCGGTGTCATTAGCCCGCTACTGGCCAATCTGTTTCTGCACTACACGTTCGACAAATGGATGCGACGGAGTTTTCCACGCGTCCCGTTTGAGCGTTATGCAGACGATGTGATCTGTCACTGTCACTGCCGAGCTGAGGCTGAACGGCTCATGGATGCCCTGCAGGAGCGATTTACCTCCTGCGGGTTACAGCTGCATCCAGAGAAGACCAAAGTAGTCTATTGCAAGGATAGCAGCCGCCGTGGTCAGTTCGATCAGATCCAGTTCACGTTTCTCGGCTTTTGCTTCCGACCACGTATGGCCAAGAACCGCTATGGGGAGATCTTTACGAGCTTCCTCCCAGCGGTTAGTCCGCAGGCGCTTAAGCGCATGCGAGAGAGGATCAGGAAAATGCATCTGCGTAGGCGGATGTTTTTGCCTTTGGAGGAGATCGCCCGGCTCCTGAATCCGATCCTAGGGGGTTGGATTCAGTATTACGGACGTTTTTATCCAACCGAACTGAGGGCCAAGCTATTTGGCTATCTCAATGAGCACCTGAGCGCATGGCTGCGTCAGAAACACAGCCGGCTGTTGCGACATGACCGCCGCAGCCGGCAAGTTCTGGCGAGGATCGCTCAGGAGAGGCGGGACCTTTTTGCTCACTGGCGTGGTGTTGATGTTGCGGCTGGATGA
- a CDS encoding glycosyltransferase family 1 protein gives MSVYGDCGDVILKSPRAYISLLPGLPPIVRKYLAYIDKLLLFPLSLLLNSRSFNLVHIADHSNAFYAFCFSRQRCIVTCHDLLAVRGAMGDSAASCESSPIGILLQRLIMAGLRRADAVVFDSQATFYDYQRLTGIAGDSKQYAVIPIPLNAPFTPDHQAFRLSSAEKGQVPELPYLLMVGSALPRKNRALAIKVLIALGADSHYRLVFAGAPLTESEQAFQRTHTLGSRLISVSRPSHALLNILYCQAHALLFPSFSEGFGWPLVEAQTCCCPVIASTTTSIPEVAGDGALYAEPTDVDTFAAHVLALECPNERERLIRLGLTNTQRYDPVLIGEAYRSFAYQQ, from the coding sequence GTGAGCGTTTATGGGGATTGCGGGGATGTAATTCTTAAATCTCCACGAGCCTATATTTCCTTGCTTCCTGGGCTTCCACCTATTGTGCGCAAATATCTCGCGTACATAGATAAGTTGTTGTTGTTTCCTCTCTCGCTTCTTTTAAATAGCCGGTCTTTTAACCTGGTCCACATCGCAGACCATAGTAACGCATTTTATGCGTTCTGCTTTTCCAGACAGCGATGCATTGTCACTTGCCACGACTTGTTGGCAGTGCGTGGAGCCATGGGTGATTCAGCAGCTTCATGTGAGTCTTCGCCTATCGGCATCTTGCTTCAACGACTTATTATGGCTGGGCTTCGCCGCGCTGATGCCGTCGTATTTGATTCCCAAGCAACCTTCTACGATTATCAGCGTTTGACTGGCATCGCCGGCGACAGCAAGCAATACGCGGTAATTCCTATCCCTCTAAACGCGCCATTTACCCCCGACCACCAGGCCTTTCGCCTTTCATCAGCCGAGAAGGGCCAAGTACCAGAGCTGCCTTACCTTCTTATGGTCGGTTCAGCCCTTCCTCGCAAAAACCGAGCTCTTGCTATTAAGGTTTTGATAGCACTTGGTGCAGACAGCCATTATCGGCTTGTATTCGCAGGTGCCCCCCTTACTGAATCGGAACAGGCTTTCCAAAGAACCCATACGCTCGGATCACGTTTGATTTCTGTCTCTAGACCTAGCCACGCATTGCTAAATATACTTTATTGCCAAGCTCATGCCCTACTTTTCCCTTCTTTCTCCGAAGGTTTTGGCTGGCCTCTAGTTGAAGCTCAAACCTGCTGTTGCCCCGTGATCGCCAGCACTACCACATCAATCCCCGAGGTGGCTGGCGATGGTGCTTTATATGCAGAGCCTACAGATGTGGACACTTTCGCTGCGCACGTTTTGGCCCTAGAGTGTCCAAATGAGCGGGAGAGGCTGATCCGTTTGGGGCTCACAAACACCCAACGCTACGATCCTGTATTAATTGGCGAAGCCTACCGTTCCTTCGCTTACCAGCAGTGA
- a CDS encoding acyltransferase, which translates to MSTLVKVCIVPMHWSLKRPILQGLYRYNINPSARIGFSWVYPNELTMDAGSRIGDFTVVVNLKTLVLGKHATIGRSNWITGFPIGKPSPHFAHQPNRRAELIIGDHSAITKNHHIDATNSIAIGSYTTIAGYQSQLLSHSIDLKLNRQSSEPITIGSYCFVGTNCIILGGSTLPDFSVLGALSLLNNSFDEPWTLYGGHPAKKIKQIDKDSAFFCRSIGFVE; encoded by the coding sequence TTGTCCACGCTGGTTAAGGTTTGTATTGTGCCGATGCATTGGTCGCTGAAGCGCCCCATACTTCAAGGCCTCTATCGCTATAATATTAATCCTAGCGCACGTATTGGGTTTTCTTGGGTATATCCCAATGAATTGACTATGGATGCAGGTTCCCGTATTGGAGATTTCACGGTTGTTGTAAACCTAAAAACTCTTGTTCTCGGCAAACATGCCACAATTGGTCGTAGTAACTGGATTACAGGTTTTCCAATCGGCAAGCCTTCTCCCCACTTTGCACATCAACCCAATCGTCGGGCTGAACTAATTATTGGCGATCACTCCGCTATTACCAAAAACCATCATATTGATGCCACCAATAGCATTGCTATCGGCTCTTACACGACCATAGCTGGCTATCAATCTCAGTTGCTAAGCCACTCTATTGATTTAAAACTTAACCGTCAAAGTTCTGAGCCAATCACGATAGGTTCATATTGTTTTGTTGGCACAAATTGCATAATCCTCGGCGGCAGTACTTTACCAGATTTCAGTGTACTTGGAGCTCTCTCGTTGCTTAATAACTCGTTTGATGAACCCTGGACTCTCTATGGCGGGCACCCAGCAAAAAAAATAAAGCAAATTGACAAGGATAGCGCCTTTTTTTGTCGTTCTATAGGTTTTGTTGAGTAA
- a CDS encoding glycosyltransferase family 4 protein yields MSNLMLLLAHPLGNTFFRAASRAFYSAGWLQELDSCICWDPDSILARFLPASVAIQLGRRTFYDVPLSLQHSHHWRELGRLLSSSLSLFWLQRHEHGPLSIDAVFYSFDRHVASRLSSQKGLQAIYAYEDAALSSFQAAERLGLRRIYDLPIGYWQAGQRIFQEESELQPEWACTLTGLKDSTAKLARKDQELQLADLVVVPSEFVRSTLQDYKINAKPVVVVPFGSPPPLTASPHTPTSGPLRVIYVGSLGQRKGLSYALEAVQSLGSQVSLTLIGRVTPPECRPLLAALRRHRWIDSLPHHQVLEQMRQHDVLVLPSLFEGYALVISEALSQGLPVITTPNSGASVTIRNGVEGFIVPIRDSLAIAECLQQLADNRSQLIEMREACLRRAAELSWSVYEQGLISAVGNLLSQPV; encoded by the coding sequence TTGAGTAATCTTATGTTGTTGCTCGCTCATCCATTAGGAAATACATTTTTCCGTGCCGCATCCCGTGCTTTTTATTCTGCAGGATGGCTGCAGGAGCTTGATAGCTGTATCTGCTGGGATCCTGATTCTATTTTAGCCCGTTTTTTGCCGGCTTCTGTTGCAATCCAGCTTGGCCGTCGTACTTTTTACGATGTGCCGTTATCGCTTCAGCACAGCCACCATTGGCGTGAACTAGGACGCTTGCTCAGCTCCAGTCTGTCCCTGTTCTGGTTGCAACGCCATGAGCATGGCCCTCTTTCGATTGATGCAGTTTTTTATAGCTTTGATCGTCATGTAGCCTCCCGCTTGTCTAGCCAAAAAGGACTCCAGGCTATTTATGCCTATGAAGATGCTGCCCTGAGCTCCTTCCAGGCGGCTGAACGCCTTGGTTTGCGACGTATCTACGACCTGCCCATTGGCTATTGGCAGGCCGGCCAAAGGATTTTTCAGGAAGAGAGTGAGCTCCAGCCTGAATGGGCATGTACACTTACTGGTCTGAAAGATAGCACTGCTAAGCTGGCTCGTAAGGATCAGGAGTTGCAACTCGCCGACTTAGTCGTCGTGCCCAGCGAATTTGTGCGCAGTACCCTCCAAGATTATAAGATCAACGCCAAGCCGGTTGTTGTGGTACCGTTCGGTTCACCGCCTCCATTGACCGCCTCGCCACACACTCCTACCAGCGGCCCATTACGAGTTATCTACGTTGGTTCTCTTGGCCAGCGCAAGGGTCTTTCCTACGCACTTGAAGCAGTTCAATCTCTGGGATCACAGGTTAGCCTAACTCTTATAGGCAGGGTGACTCCGCCTGAATGCCGGCCTCTGTTGGCGGCTCTCAGGCGTCATCGCTGGATCGATTCATTGCCTCACCATCAGGTTCTGGAGCAGATGCGTCAGCACGATGTACTCGTATTGCCTTCACTTTTCGAGGGTTATGCCCTCGTGATCAGTGAGGCTCTCTCCCAGGGACTACCCGTGATAACGACACCAAATTCCGGAGCCTCGGTCACCATTCGAAATGGCGTGGAAGGTTTTATTGTACCGATTCGGGACAGCCTTGCTATCGCTGAATGCTTACAACAACTTGCAGACAATCGTTCTCAACTTATCGAGATGCGCGAGGCATGCCTACGTAGAGCTGCAGAGCTCAGCTGGTCAGTCTATGAGCAGGGATTAATATCAGCAGTAGGAAACTTACTATCACAACCTGTCTGA
- a CDS encoding helix-turn-helix domain-containing protein, producing MHPPHRQSVARISEELGIHVMTLYKWRKAWRLQGEVVPASEKEPEGWNAADKFTVVLESAGLNATELSAYCRERGLFPEQVSRWRQAAQDANAKPVLTMAEQKELEKLRAQDQREIKALRKELQRKEKAMAEMAALLVLQKKWDAFCSEEEEG from the coding sequence ATGCACCCGCCCCACAGGCAGAGCGTGGCCCGGATTTCAGAGGAGCTGGGCATTCACGTGATGACCCTCTACAAATGGAGGAAGGCCTGGCGGTTGCAGGGAGAGGTGGTGCCGGCATCCGAGAAGGAACCAGAGGGCTGGAACGCCGCCGACAAGTTCACGGTGGTGCTGGAAAGCGCCGGGCTCAATGCCACCGAACTCAGCGCCTACTGCCGCGAGCGGGGCCTGTTCCCTGAGCAGGTGAGCCGTTGGCGGCAGGCGGCCCAGGATGCCAACGCCAAGCCGGTGCTGACGATGGCCGAACAGAAGGAGCTCGAGAAGCTCCGCGCCCAGGACCAGCGGGAGATCAAAGCCCTCAGAAAGGAGCTGCAGCGCAAGGAGAAGGCCATGGCGGAGATGGCGGCTTTGCTGGTGCTGCAAAAAAAGTGGGATGCCTTCTGTTCGGAGGAAGAGGAAGGCTGA
- a CDS encoding helix-turn-helix domain-containing protein, with amino-acid sequence MIELIGEANAAGAGLVRACGVIGICLRTLKRWRKAFLGDGDGVDRRKGSARLVGHRLSEEERQRILLTCNQPEYAALPPGQIVPALSDQKLS; translated from the coding sequence GTGATCGAGCTGATCGGGGAGGCCAATGCTGCGGGCGCCGGCCTGGTGAGGGCCTGTGGTGTGATCGGCATCTGCCTGCGCACCCTCAAACGCTGGCGGAAGGCCTTCCTGGGTGATGGGGACGGCGTGGATCGCCGTAAAGGCAGTGCTCGGCTGGTGGGTCACCGCCTGAGCGAGGAAGAGCGCCAGCGAATCCTGCTGACGTGCAACCAGCCGGAGTACGCCGCGCTGCCGCCAGGGCAGATCGTGCCGGCACTGTCCGATCAAAAGCTCTCTTGA
- a CDS encoding IS1595 family transposase, protein MARNVIQFQKGLSLPDFQRLYGTEVQCEAALEKARWPGGFRCPRCNGHEHGLVYGRRLKRYQCRSCGHQATLTAGTIMQATKLPLTTWFLAFYMIGQAKTGISSLELSRHLGVNYDTAWLLHHKILRAMADREEAYLLRGKVQIDDSYLGGELPGGKAGRGSENKIPIVAAVSLNEAGRLIHARITAVSGFSSEAIAEWAKRHLAPGSQVLSDGLACFRAVTTAGCSHHAIVTGGKHPNDLPQFRWINTVLGNLKTGFNGTFHAFNFDKYARRYLGGFCFRFNRRFSMVAMTDRIANAVCCCMPCTERDLRVAEAYG, encoded by the coding sequence ATGGCGCGCAACGTCATCCAGTTCCAGAAAGGCCTTTCACTGCCTGACTTCCAGCGGCTCTACGGCACCGAGGTGCAATGTGAGGCTGCTTTGGAGAAGGCGCGCTGGCCCGGTGGGTTCCGCTGTCCCCGCTGCAATGGCCATGAGCATGGGCTGGTCTATGGCCGCAGGCTCAAGCGCTATCAGTGCCGCAGCTGCGGCCATCAGGCCACGCTCACGGCTGGCACGATCATGCAGGCCACGAAATTGCCTCTGACCACCTGGTTTCTGGCCTTTTACATGATCGGGCAGGCCAAAACAGGGATCTCCTCGCTGGAGCTCAGCCGCCACCTGGGCGTGAACTACGACACCGCCTGGCTGCTGCACCACAAGATTCTGCGGGCGATGGCTGATCGGGAGGAGGCTTACCTGCTGCGGGGAAAAGTCCAGATCGATGATTCCTACCTCGGCGGAGAACTGCCGGGCGGCAAGGCAGGTCGGGGTTCAGAGAACAAGATCCCCATCGTCGCGGCCGTCTCCTTGAATGAGGCGGGCCGGCTGATTCACGCCAGGATCACAGCCGTGAGTGGCTTCAGCTCAGAGGCCATCGCTGAGTGGGCCAAGCGCCATCTGGCGCCCGGCAGTCAGGTGCTCTCCGATGGCCTGGCCTGCTTTCGTGCCGTGACCACGGCAGGCTGCAGCCATCACGCCATCGTCACCGGTGGGAAGCACCCAAACGACTTGCCGCAGTTCCGTTGGATCAACACCGTGCTGGGCAACCTCAAGACCGGCTTCAACGGCACCTTCCACGCTTTCAATTTCGACAAGTACGCCAGGCGCTACCTGGGCGGCTTCTGCTTCCGGTTCAACCGGCGCTTCTCGATGGTTGCGATGACTGATCGCATTGCCAATGCGGTCTGTTGCTGCATGCCCTGCACGGAGCGGGATCTCAGGGTTGCGGAGGCTTATGGGTAA
- a CDS encoding DDE-type integrase/transposase/recombinase, with protein MLHQAGQCHRRGRARLPQEPRSVPRLRADGPNQVWSWDISFLPTTVRGVWLYLYLVIDVWSRKVVAWDVAEVESAQIAADLVQRACLKERYHRPNGFGRRQCQQQPLILHADNGNAMRGATLESRLEEMGVLRSFSRPRVSNDNPYSESLFRTVKYRPDYPSRPFANKEEACEWVAAFVDWYNHRHHHSAIKFVTPHQRHSGAAKAICQQRTDVYEAARRANPTRWSGATRCWSQPAEVWINKPTEEPDPVLALPLIKAA; from the coding sequence GTGCTGCACCAGGCGGGTCAGTGCCACCGCCGGGGGAGGGCCAGGCTGCCTCAAGAACCGCGCTCGGTGCCGCGCCTCAGGGCGGATGGCCCGAACCAGGTTTGGAGCTGGGACATCAGCTTCCTGCCGACCACGGTGCGGGGTGTGTGGCTCTACCTCTACCTGGTGATCGACGTCTGGAGCCGCAAAGTGGTGGCCTGGGATGTGGCCGAGGTGGAGTCGGCTCAGATCGCCGCGGATCTGGTGCAGCGGGCCTGCCTCAAGGAGCGCTACCACCGCCCCAACGGCTTTGGCCGCCGCCAGTGCCAGCAGCAGCCACTAATCCTCCACGCCGACAACGGCAATGCAATGCGCGGGGCGACGCTGGAATCACGGCTCGAGGAGATGGGCGTGCTCAGATCCTTCTCCAGGCCAAGGGTCTCAAACGACAACCCGTACTCGGAATCCCTTTTCCGTACGGTCAAATACCGCCCCGACTACCCCAGCCGGCCATTCGCCAACAAAGAGGAGGCCTGTGAATGGGTGGCAGCATTTGTGGATTGGTACAACCACCGGCACCACCACAGCGCGATCAAATTCGTGACGCCCCACCAGCGCCACAGTGGAGCTGCCAAGGCCATTTGCCAGCAGCGCACTGATGTCTACGAGGCCGCCCGCCGTGCCAATCCAACGCGCTGGAGCGGTGCCACCCGCTGCTGGAGTCAACCGGCAGAAGTGTGGATAAACAAGCCAACAGAAGAGCCCGATCCGGTCCTGGCGCTACCCTTAATCAAGGCCGCCTGA
- a CDS encoding DapH/DapD/GlmU-related protein, translating to MPAHLNLPPRGTSPWTRKQRLGLLTWEITWSLLCAWTPKPLNRWRLLILRLFGAKVECTPFVHQRARIQVPWNLTLGSGASLGDRSNIYSLDQVIIGRRVVIGQESYLCTGTHDLSTVELPLVTAPIIVDYDTFIGARVFVMPGVKIGCRSVVGACSVVTRDVSPDTVVAGNPARPLSKT from the coding sequence ATGCCTGCTCATTTAAACTTGCCACCTCGTGGTACATCCCCCTGGACTAGGAAGCAGCGGCTAGGTCTATTGACTTGGGAGATCACATGGTCACTCCTCTGCGCTTGGACCCCAAAGCCTCTTAATCGCTGGCGCCTTCTCATCCTTCGTTTATTTGGTGCTAAGGTCGAATGTACCCCCTTTGTACATCAGCGTGCACGAATACAGGTACCTTGGAATTTAACGCTAGGGTCTGGTGCTAGCTTAGGTGATAGATCTAATATATATTCACTTGATCAGGTTATAATAGGAAGGCGCGTTGTTATCGGCCAGGAGTCCTATTTGTGCACTGGAACGCATGACTTAAGCACTGTTGAGCTCCCTCTTGTGACCGCCCCTATAATTGTAGATTATGATACGTTTATTGGCGCACGTGTCTTTGTTATGCCTGGTGTAAAAATTGGATGCCGTTCAGTTGTAGGCGCTTGTTCGGTTGTCACACGTGATGTTTCGCCAGATACAGTGGTAGCTGGTAATCCTGCCCGCCCCCTAAGTAAAACATAG